A window of Psychromonas sp. CNPT3 contains these coding sequences:
- a CDS encoding sigma-54 interaction domain-containing protein has protein sequence MSLALLSQVMAIFDKMDRSYIIIDKTENIVAYNEMSAQLDGLSQKKVLNKKLLDVFSTLTRRNSSMLNVLKTGDAQWDQSLQYETPSGRTMTLRSSTFPIVDTQKQVTFVIEVVHEVSHIRVLSDRVNYLTKSLQERDFAARPPINIVTKNKKFMHLFKDIKCFSKTSLPVLIYGETGTGKELIARYIHNNSPLKKVAMLTINCGAIPSTLIESTLFGTVKGAFSGAENKKGLLLLANGGTLFLDEINSMPIEVQSKLLRVVQEGLFRALGDNKETKVNIRYIVAMNEPPNLAIKNKRLRADLYYRLSVCMISLPRLEDRLDDIVYLVAFFITKHNPLLNLNIKDASADFITLLEIQPWPGNVRMLENTVLRSMLICTQENDEILQTWHLRYMYKEEVLTEDAQQAKGALEMLDTPFSESLAEHMQNYEKKLINMAMQHFKGNSSALARRFKIPRTTLQSKLKKYALNKKAP, from the coding sequence ATGTCATTAGCATTACTGAGTCAAGTGATGGCTATTTTTGATAAAATGGATCGCTCCTATATTATCATTGATAAAACAGAAAACATTGTTGCTTATAATGAAATGAGTGCTCAACTTGATGGTTTGTCTCAAAAGAAAGTGCTGAATAAAAAATTATTAGATGTTTTCTCAACGTTAACGCGGCGTAATAGCTCGATGCTTAATGTTTTAAAAACGGGCGACGCGCAGTGGGATCAGTCTCTACAATATGAAACCCCATCAGGGCGTACCATGACACTAAGATCGTCTACCTTTCCTATCGTCGATACACAAAAACAAGTTACTTTTGTTATTGAGGTTGTCCATGAGGTGAGTCACATAAGGGTATTAAGTGACCGAGTTAATTACTTAACAAAAAGTCTACAAGAGCGTGATTTTGCGGCCCGCCCACCGATTAATATCGTGACAAAAAACAAAAAATTTATGCATCTATTTAAAGATATAAAATGCTTTTCTAAAACCTCATTGCCCGTCCTTATTTATGGGGAAACGGGCACCGGTAAAGAATTAATCGCACGCTATATTCATAATAATAGTCCGCTTAAAAAAGTGGCAATGTTAACTATCAACTGCGGGGCCATACCCTCAACATTAATCGAAAGTACGCTTTTTGGTACGGTAAAAGGGGCCTTTAGTGGGGCCGAAAATAAAAAAGGGCTGTTGTTGCTCGCAAATGGAGGGACGCTTTTTTTAGATGAAATTAATAGCATGCCGATTGAAGTGCAAAGTAAATTACTGCGCGTCGTTCAAGAGGGCCTTTTTAGGGCATTAGGGGATAATAAGGAAACAAAGGTAAATATTCGCTATATTGTGGCGATGAATGAGCCCCCTAATTTAGCGATAAAAAATAAACGATTACGTGCTGATTTATATTACCGCTTGAGTGTGTGTATGATTTCATTACCGCGTTTAGAGGACCGATTAGATGATATTGTGTATTTAGTCGCGTTTTTTATTACCAAGCATAACCCGCTTTTAAACCTTAACATTAAAGATGCGAGTGCAGATTTCATTACGTTATTAGAAATACAACCTTGGCCTGGCAATGTACGTATGTTAGAAAATACGGTATTACGCAGTATGTTGATATGTACTCAAGAGAACGATGAAATATTACAGACGTGGCATTTACGTTATATGTACAAGGAAGAGGTGTTAACTGAAGATGCGCAACAAGCGAAGGGTGCATTAGAAATGCTGGATACGCCTTTTAGTGAGTCATTAGCCGAGCATATGCAAAACTATGAAAAAAAATTAATCAATATGGCGATGCAACATTTCAAGGGTAATAGCAGTGCACTCGCACGGCGCTTTAAAATCCCGAGAACGACACTGCAGAGTAAACTTAAAAAGTATGCTTTAAATAAAAAGGCACCTTAA
- the ddaH gene encoding dimethylargininase codes for MFKYIIARTPCSALVNGLSSANEGKPDHALAMQQHLAYLDALRKCDVEILLLPPLEDYADSVFVEDPALCTKHCAIVTRPGAPSRRAEIDAIEPALRRFYSEDKIEHIEAPGTVEAGDIMMIGDVFYIGLSARTNLHGAQQVIAILEKYGLSGHLITLEKVLHLKTGLAYLENNNLLACGEFLTKAEFSHLNIIEVPESESYATNCIWVNNNVIMPSGYPITEAKIRDLGYNVFCVDTSEYRKVDGGVSCLSLRF; via the coding sequence ATGTTTAAATATATTATTGCTCGTACACCTTGCTCTGCACTCGTTAACGGTCTATCTAGTGCAAATGAAGGTAAACCCGATCATGCTTTAGCGATGCAGCAGCATTTAGCTTATTTAGATGCATTAAGAAAATGTGATGTTGAAATATTACTATTACCCCCTCTTGAAGATTATGCCGATTCGGTTTTTGTTGAAGATCCTGCCTTATGTACCAAACATTGTGCCATTGTGACGCGCCCTGGCGCTCCTTCTCGCCGCGCTGAAATTGATGCGATTGAGCCTGCCTTACGTCGTTTCTATAGTGAAGATAAAATAGAACATATTGAAGCACCGGGTACGGTTGAAGCCGGTGATATTATGATGATCGGTGATGTTTTTTATATTGGACTCTCAGCAAGAACAAATCTTCATGGCGCCCAACAAGTGATCGCCATCCTCGAAAAATATGGCCTATCTGGACATTTAATTACCCTTGAAAAAGTATTACATTTAAAAACAGGCTTAGCTTACCTTGAAAATAACAATTTACTCGCTTGCGGAGAGTTTTTAACTAAAGCAGAATTTTCACATCTCAATATTATTGAGGTCCCCGAAAGTGAAAGTTATGCCACAAACTGCATTTGGGTAAATAATAATGTGATCATGCCGAGTGGTTACCCTATTACCGAAGCTAAAATTCGTGACTTAGGTTACAATGTGTTTTGTGTTGATACGTCTGAATACCGAAAAGTAGATGGTGGTGTAAGTTGCCTATCATTACGCTTTTAA
- a CDS encoding basic amino acid/polyamine antiporter: protein MPKNENKLGLVAMTALVTGAIVGSGIFSLPQNMAEGAGAGAIIIAWVITFFGMFCLTKIFQWLSLNRPDIKDGIYGYVHSGFGDFLGFNAAWGYWISVWVGSVGYLVVMFSAVGSFQHFSFFGNGSTLSAMICGIITLWTLHFFILQGVRSATMLNVIITAAKMIPLILFIFIVILAFKIDTFKINFWGTPDLGSITDQVKNTMLYTVWVFLGIECATVYASRAKSMQVVSQATLLGFVFTFILLCCVSLLSLGVVPQAELAAMRNPSMAQVISVAVGPWGGVLINIGLIISIAGALLAWTMIASEMLYLAAKGKKNTVPSFFGKLNSKQVPAHSMWLSNSLISMFLIINYLNDAGYNILIQLASSMALIPYLLCASFAFKLALKSKKRSFGLLAFTSLGTIYGLWLIYAGGLHYLLLSLLLYCCGLPFFFYSRKERDMPYFSNSKEKIMVALVIFGAGCAVYQLNMGGLAL, encoded by the coding sequence GTGCCAAAAAACGAAAATAAGCTAGGGCTTGTTGCGATGACAGCTCTAGTGACCGGCGCCATTGTCGGCAGTGGAATATTTAGCCTACCACAAAACATGGCAGAAGGCGCCGGTGCTGGTGCCATCATAATTGCTTGGGTTATCACCTTTTTTGGCATGTTCTGTTTAACAAAAATATTTCAATGGCTTTCCCTTAATCGGCCGGATATTAAAGATGGTATCTACGGCTATGTGCACTCTGGTTTTGGTGATTTTCTCGGTTTTAATGCGGCATGGGGATACTGGATATCCGTTTGGGTCGGTAGCGTCGGATATCTCGTCGTTATGTTTAGTGCGGTGGGCTCTTTTCAACACTTTTCCTTTTTTGGAAACGGAAGCACCTTAAGTGCCATGATATGTGGCATCATCACCTTATGGACCTTGCACTTCTTTATTTTGCAGGGTGTCCGCTCTGCTACGATGCTAAACGTGATCATAACGGCAGCTAAAATGATCCCGCTTATTCTGTTTATCTTTATTGTGATTTTAGCCTTTAAAATAGACACGTTTAAAATCAACTTTTGGGGTACGCCAGATCTTGGATCCATCACAGATCAAGTTAAAAATACCATGCTATACACAGTATGGGTTTTCTTAGGGATTGAATGTGCAACCGTTTATGCCTCGAGAGCCAAAAGTATGCAAGTGGTAAGTCAAGCCACCTTATTGGGCTTTGTTTTTACCTTTATCTTACTCTGTTGTGTGTCTTTACTGTCACTTGGTGTTGTCCCACAAGCGGAGCTTGCGGCCATGAGAAACCCTTCAATGGCGCAGGTTATCAGTGTCGCTGTCGGTCCTTGGGGTGGCGTTTTAATTAATATTGGATTGATTATATCTATCGCAGGGGCACTACTCGCTTGGACAATGATAGCAAGTGAAATGCTCTATTTAGCGGCGAAAGGTAAGAAAAATACTGTTCCCTCCTTTTTTGGAAAATTAAATAGCAAACAAGTTCCAGCGCATTCAATGTGGTTAAGTAATAGCTTGATCTCAATGTTTTTAATTATTAATTATCTTAATGATGCCGGTTATAACATATTGATCCAGCTTGCCTCCTCAATGGCACTTATTCCTTATCTTTTATGCGCATCTTTTGCATTTAAACTGGCCTTAAAATCTAAAAAACGCAGTTTTGGTCTGTTAGCTTTTACCAGTCTTGGCACCATTTATGGGCTTTGGCTTATATACGCTGGCGGCTTACATTACTTACTCCTGTCTTTATTATTATATTGTTGTGGTTTACCTTTCTTCTTTTATTCACGCAAAGAAAGAGATATGCCTTATTTTAGTAATAGCAAAGAGAAAATAATGGTGGCTCTGGTTATTTTTGGGGCGGGTTGCGCTGTTTATCAACTCAATATGGGTGGACTTGCTTTGTAG
- a CDS encoding ABC transporter ATP-binding protein, producing the protein MKTLLHVDKVSKKYKSVLAIDNISFSLKEGQVLGVLGHNGAGKSSLIGAILGSISYQGSIAVCGLDPRLQRAQLMQHLAYISDVNVLPLWMSVAQILRYSHGVHPRFDIKKAKEMLAKTNILMHQKIATLSKGMRVQLHLSLIIATDTRVLILDEPTLGLDLLYRDTFYEHLIAWFHEGGRALIIASHEVNEIEHLLTDVLILKQGKVAVYAENEALQAQYFILEGTAESQGLIEKMAPLRTIQGFATTKWLLKSQYLDEVQGVGVISQPSLQEIFIAIQKEGL; encoded by the coding sequence ATGAAGACATTACTGCATGTTGATAAAGTCAGTAAAAAATACAAATCAGTATTAGCGATCGATAATATTTCTTTTTCCTTAAAAGAAGGGCAAGTGTTGGGTGTATTAGGTCACAATGGCGCCGGTAAATCATCACTGATTGGCGCTATATTAGGGTCGATATCTTATCAAGGTAGTATTGCCGTCTGCGGATTAGATCCAAGGCTGCAAAGGGCGCAATTAATGCAACATCTGGCTTATATATCGGATGTTAATGTGCTCCCATTGTGGATGAGCGTGGCGCAAATATTACGTTATAGCCATGGCGTTCACCCACGCTTTGATATAAAAAAAGCAAAAGAGATGTTAGCTAAAACGAACATATTAATGCATCAAAAAATTGCAACGTTATCAAAAGGTATGCGCGTGCAGTTACATTTATCTTTGATCATTGCCACCGATACACGCGTTTTAATTTTAGATGAACCGACATTAGGTTTAGATTTATTATATCGGGATACTTTTTATGAGCATTTAATCGCTTGGTTTCATGAAGGTGGACGAGCGCTGATCATTGCTAGCCATGAAGTGAATGAAATTGAGCATTTATTGACAGATGTTTTGATTTTAAAGCAAGGGAAAGTAGCTGTATATGCTGAAAATGAAGCGTTACAGGCGCAGTACTTTATATTAGAGGGTACTGCTGAGTCGCAAGGCTTAATTGAAAAAATGGCGCCTCTGCGAACAATACAAGGTTTTGCAACGACTAAGTGGCTACTTAAAAGCCAATATTTAGACGAAGTACAAGGCGTTGGCGTTATCAGTCAGCCCAGTCTGCAAGAGATATTTATTGCGATCCAAAAGGAGGGTTTATAA
- a CDS encoding GntR family transcriptional regulator has translation MTDWNNKQPIFHQIKDLIEAQILQGIWQEGCVLPSVRRVAMEMKINHLTVMKAYQLLVDEQIIEKKRGQGMYVLSGAVNKLKKEKKQRFLEEQIPQIITTLKGIDMPLATFIKALEQQIKDGK, from the coding sequence GTGACCGATTGGAATAATAAACAGCCTATTTTTCATCAAATTAAAGATTTAATCGAAGCTCAGATCCTGCAAGGGATCTGGCAAGAGGGATGCGTACTACCTTCTGTTCGCCGCGTTGCAATGGAGATGAAGATAAATCATCTCACGGTGATGAAGGCCTATCAATTGTTGGTAGATGAGCAGATCATTGAAAAAAAGCGTGGCCAAGGAATGTATGTTTTGAGTGGAGCTGTTAATAAATTAAAAAAAGAAAAAAAACAGCGCTTTTTAGAAGAGCAGATCCCGCAAATAATAACGACGTTAAAGGGTATCGATATGCCTTTAGCCACTTTTATAAAAGCATTAGAGCAACAGATTAAGGATGGAAAATGA
- a CDS encoding DMT family transporter — protein sequence MLLSAFAFALMSSCVKLVSTYGIPVFEIVAARAIVSVLISYTDVKRKKISLWGNNKILLISRGLAGTLALFCIYYALSTLPLAEATLLQYLHPVFTAILAIIFLREKIQLSTILCISCCLLGLLLIVGTGLDQSAEHALPLLSVAAAIVGALCSAVAYIMVKRLSTTEDSSVIIFYFPLIAFPIAATLLGSDFVMPSTEALFLLLFVGIFTQIGQVGLTKAMQTEEASKATAYSYIQVVFSITIGWLFFQESPSVWTLIGGSLIIAGAFINVFYNLKKKRLK from the coding sequence ATGTTGCTCTCCGCTTTTGCTTTTGCGCTGATGTCGAGTTGTGTAAAGTTAGTCAGTACCTACGGGATCCCCGTCTTTGAGATAGTCGCAGCCAGAGCCATTGTCTCTGTACTGATAAGTTATACTGACGTGAAGCGTAAAAAAATATCACTCTGGGGTAATAATAAAATATTACTCATTTCTCGTGGCCTTGCTGGCACGCTAGCATTATTTTGTATTTACTATGCACTCTCCACACTGCCACTTGCTGAGGCCACATTATTACAATATTTACACCCTGTTTTCACCGCAATACTGGCAATCATCTTTTTACGTGAAAAAATACAACTGTCCACCATACTCTGTATCAGTTGTTGCCTACTCGGTTTACTGTTAATTGTCGGCACGGGACTTGATCAAAGTGCGGAGCATGCATTACCATTACTCAGCGTTGCAGCTGCCATCGTAGGCGCGCTATGCAGCGCCGTTGCCTATATTATGGTTAAACGTTTAAGCACCACAGAAGACAGTTCAGTTATCATCTTTTATTTCCCGTTGATTGCTTTTCCAATCGCTGCCACCTTACTCGGTAGTGACTTTGTAATGCCCAGTACAGAAGCCCTGTTTTTACTTTTATTTGTCGGTATTTTTACTCAAATCGGTCAGGTTGGACTCACCAAAGCCATGCAAACTGAAGAAGCCAGTAAAGCCACCGCATACTCTTATATACAAGTCGTTTTTTCAATTACCATTGGCTGGTTATTCTTTCAAGAAAGTCCTTCAGTGTGGACATTAATAGGAGGAAGCTTAATTATTGCAGGTGCATTTATAAATGTTTTTTACAATCTAAAGAAAAAACGCTTAAAGTAA
- a CDS encoding thymidine kinase produces MAQLYFYYSAMNAGKSTALLQSSYNYRERGMNTLVLTPSIDDRAGVGKVASRIGLECDAQAFTVNDNLANIIEASHKEKKQHCILFDEAQFLTKEQVKQLTYVVDILDIPVLCYGIKTDFQGELFSGSHYLLAWADKLVELKTICHCGRKANMILRLDSQGNVISEGDQISIGGNESYESVCRKHFRDVVWDVK; encoded by the coding sequence TTGGCACAACTCTACTTCTATTATTCTGCCATGAATGCAGGGAAATCAACGGCACTGTTACAATCCTCTTATAATTATCGCGAACGCGGTATGAATACCTTAGTGCTAACCCCTTCTATCGATGATCGTGCGGGTGTCGGTAAAGTCGCGTCACGTATCGGCCTAGAGTGTGATGCACAAGCTTTTACTGTTAATGATAATTTAGCCAATATAATTGAAGCCTCTCATAAAGAGAAAAAACAGCATTGTATCCTCTTTGATGAAGCGCAATTTTTAACCAAAGAGCAAGTAAAACAACTCACCTATGTGGTAGATATTTTAGATATTCCTGTTTTATGTTATGGCATTAAAACCGACTTTCAAGGTGAGCTTTTTAGTGGGAGTCATTATTTACTGGCTTGGGCTGATAAACTGGTTGAACTTAAAACTATTTGCCATTGTGGGCGTAAAGCAAATATGATCTTGCGCCTCGATAGTCAAGGTAACGTCATCAGTGAAGGCGACCAAATCTCCATTGGTGGTAATGAAAGTTATGAGTCGGTCTGCCGAAAACACTTTCGTGATGTCGTTTGGGATGTAAAATAA
- a CDS encoding SurA N-terminal domain-containing protein — MLDKMREGSQGIAAKIILIVIILSFALAGVSGYLGGGNASVAITVNGDEISNASVEQEYKNERSRLQQQYGEQFDIIAASPGFVKQVRAQAKQTLISNLLIAQSIADMDLRIGDEQVKDAIRKMPEFQVKGEFNNEQYLSTLRRASYTPAKFSQSIKQDLVRRQLLNTLVSSEFILPIEIDNVDKLQAQQRVARILNISGRAFPQTTPISIKDIQAYYDQHEQNFQSLQQVSVDYVLLDAHKLSQKTVISDVQAQAYYDDHQVDYQRVERRKVAHILVQGHSADALKKAQTILLALEKGADFSVLARAKSEDILSAKNDGALDWFEHGVMDEQFDKASFALTAKAPLSDIVKSTFGYHIIKLLDIQQKQTLPFAQVKATVMKTLKKENADERYYDLQQQLREVAFEAPDSLDEAAGVVNTQIQHIALFSRDNVPALLDDPALLNLLFDIDFREEGLNSDVFELSDKRSIVVRVSNFKEAATESLDKVSDTIKSQLSEQNSRAKAHDFTLQVLEKLNKGESVEALLQDKSLQFSKALTLSRYSREVNPQVVQKVFTLAKPQADKVTRDWVSTNDTGDTGFAIIELSKVLDTKSATTMPALKEQLGAMLVRGGSEATYQAWIMQLMQNADIKHTLEK, encoded by the coding sequence ATGTTAGATAAAATGCGCGAAGGCTCTCAAGGTATCGCTGCTAAAATTATATTAATAGTGATCATCTTGTCATTTGCTTTGGCGGGTGTGAGTGGTTATTTAGGAGGAGGTAATGCTTCAGTTGCTATCACAGTTAATGGTGATGAGATAAGCAATGCAAGTGTTGAGCAAGAATATAAAAATGAACGCTCTCGTTTACAACAACAATATGGTGAGCAGTTTGATATTATTGCGGCCAGCCCTGGTTTTGTTAAGCAAGTTCGAGCACAAGCGAAGCAAACACTGATTTCTAATTTGTTAATTGCCCAAAGTATTGCGGATATGGATCTGCGTATAGGTGATGAGCAAGTGAAAGATGCAATCCGTAAAATGCCTGAGTTTCAAGTTAAAGGTGAGTTCAATAATGAGCAATATCTTTCTACTCTGCGTCGAGCAAGTTATACGCCTGCGAAATTTAGTCAGTCTATTAAGCAAGATTTAGTGCGTCGTCAGCTACTTAATACGTTAGTGAGCAGTGAATTCATATTACCTATTGAAATTGATAATGTAGATAAATTACAAGCACAGCAACGTGTTGCGCGTATTTTAAATATATCGGGGCGTGCCTTTCCACAAACGACGCCAATATCGATAAAAGACATACAAGCTTATTATGATCAACATGAACAAAATTTCCAATCGTTACAACAAGTCAGTGTTGATTATGTTTTGTTAGATGCACATAAATTATCTCAAAAAACAGTGATCAGTGATGTACAAGCACAAGCTTATTATGATGATCATCAAGTAGATTACCAGCGTGTAGAGCGTCGTAAAGTCGCGCATATTTTAGTGCAAGGCCATAGCGCTGACGCATTGAAAAAAGCACAAACGATATTGCTTGCCTTAGAAAAGGGTGCTGATTTTTCTGTGCTAGCACGCGCCAAATCAGAAGATATCTTATCTGCTAAAAATGATGGGGCATTAGACTGGTTTGAGCATGGCGTGATGGATGAGCAGTTTGATAAAGCCAGTTTTGCATTAACGGCAAAAGCACCTTTATCAGATATCGTTAAATCAACGTTTGGCTACCACATCATTAAATTGTTAGATATTCAACAAAAACAAACCTTACCTTTTGCACAAGTAAAAGCGACGGTAATGAAAACACTGAAGAAAGAAAATGCAGATGAGCGCTATTATGATCTGCAACAACAACTTCGTGAAGTGGCTTTTGAAGCGCCTGATAGCCTAGATGAAGCTGCGGGTGTTGTAAATACACAGATACAACATATTGCATTGTTTAGTCGTGATAATGTACCTGCGTTGTTAGATGATCCTGCATTATTAAATCTATTATTTGATATTGATTTTCGCGAGGAAGGTCTTAATTCTGATGTCTTTGAACTTTCTGATAAGCGCTCTATCGTGGTGCGTGTGAGTAACTTTAAAGAGGCTGCAACCGAGTCTTTAGATAAGGTTTCTGATACCATAAAATCGCAGCTTAGTGAGCAAAATTCACGTGCTAAAGCGCATGATTTTACGCTGCAAGTATTAGAAAAACTTAATAAAGGTGAGTCAGTAGAGGCATTATTACAAGATAAGTCATTACAATTTAGCAAAGCATTAACCTTGTCTCGTTATAGTCGTGAAGTTAACCCGCAAGTGGTGCAGAAAGTGTTTACACTCGCGAAGCCACAAGCGGACAAAGTAACACGTGACTGGGTATCAACGAATGATACCGGTGATACGGGATTTGCAATTATTGAATTATCGAAAGTGCTAGATACAAAAAGTGCAACAACAATGCCTGCTTTAAAAGAGCAATTAGGGGCAATGTTAGTACGTGGCGGCTCAGAAGCGACGTATCAAGCTTGGATAATGCAGTTAATGCAAAATGCAGATATTAAACATACGTTGGAGAAATAA
- a CDS encoding HU family DNA-binding protein: protein MNKGQLIDNIAESADISKAAASRALDAFISSVTQALVEGDNVSLIGFGAFTVKDRAARTGRNPQTGAPIEIKAAKVPAFKAGKSLKDAINA, encoded by the coding sequence ATGAATAAAGGACAACTAATCGATAATATCGCAGAAAGTGCAGACATTTCTAAAGCGGCAGCAAGTCGTGCTCTGGATGCTTTTATTAGTTCTGTAACACAAGCTTTAGTTGAAGGTGATAATGTTTCTCTCATTGGTTTTGGTGCCTTTACTGTAAAAGATCGCGCAGCACGCACAGGACGTAATCCTCAAACGGGTGCTCCGATTGAAATTAAAGCTGCAAAAGTTCCAGCCTTTAAAGCAGGTAAATCATTAAAAGATGCAATCAACGCTTGA